A single Gammaproteobacteria bacterium DNA region contains:
- a CDS encoding APC family permease: MNDREASAGSRPATGLARELGLMGLVATGICAMLGAAINVMPFMIQRSVPGIGPWVLPAYLFAAVPAVLAALAYASLGSAMPRAGGSYIYASRGLSPYWGFVASFSQWFGLSIAIGVVSYILIPFLRDIAGALELVALADALDTGAVRVGLALAFLWTFVLVNVRGLELYERTLVPMMFLMFALGAVVIVAGFAFDHGDFAAALSASEGRSVPEVAAPALEPRTLLAASVLLFATFIGFDSIAQAGGEAKNPGRNLPLAIGLAITIVGGFYFLFTAAVYHAVPWSFIAAEAQVRDLTAPGLLGYLLPAGWTVVIVGGAAVALINDLPAMLLAVSRMMFAWAEDGIFPKRAAAVHPRRRTPHIAIIASGVMASVGIVGSHLAGDFFLGIDILVISMLVNFGLMCLALLTLPRRNPDLAARVSVLTGRTARTLVGGAGVVVLGTFLVVQVMRDLTSEVAAWYFHPTWVWLLVMAVASGVYWREMAALRTSGADVERIFRELPPE; the protein is encoded by the coding sequence ATGAACGATCGAGAGGCGTCCGCCGGATCCCGGCCCGCAACCGGGCTCGCCCGGGAACTCGGGCTCATGGGGCTGGTGGCGACCGGCATCTGTGCGATGCTCGGCGCCGCCATCAACGTGATGCCCTTCATGATCCAGCGCAGCGTGCCCGGGATCGGGCCCTGGGTGCTGCCCGCGTACCTCTTCGCGGCCGTGCCCGCGGTCCTGGCCGCGCTGGCCTACGCCAGCCTGGGCTCGGCGATGCCGCGGGCCGGGGGCAGCTACATCTATGCGAGCCGGGGCTTGAGTCCGTACTGGGGCTTCGTGGCCAGCTTCTCGCAGTGGTTCGGGCTGTCCATCGCGATCGGGGTGGTCTCCTACATCCTGATTCCCTTCCTGCGCGACATCGCGGGTGCGCTCGAGTTGGTCGCCCTCGCGGACGCCCTCGACACCGGTGCGGTGCGGGTGGGGCTGGCGCTCGCGTTCCTGTGGACCTTCGTGCTGGTGAACGTGCGCGGGCTCGAGCTCTACGAGCGGACTCTCGTCCCGATGATGTTCCTGATGTTCGCGCTGGGCGCGGTGGTGATCGTGGCCGGGTTCGCCTTCGACCACGGGGACTTCGCAGCCGCGCTCTCGGCGTCGGAGGGCCGGTCCGTCCCGGAGGTGGCCGCGCCGGCGCTCGAACCTCGCACCCTGCTGGCGGCATCCGTGTTGCTCTTCGCCACCTTCATCGGCTTCGACTCCATCGCCCAGGCCGGGGGCGAGGCGAAGAACCCGGGGCGCAACCTGCCGCTCGCGATCGGGCTCGCGATCACGATCGTGGGGGGCTTCTACTTCCTGTTCACTGCGGCGGTGTACCACGCGGTTCCCTGGAGCTTCATCGCCGCCGAGGCGCAGGTGCGGGATCTTACCGCGCCCGGACTGCTCGGGTATCTGCTCCCCGCGGGATGGACGGTGGTCATCGTCGGCGGGGCCGCGGTGGCGCTCATCAACGACCTCCCGGCGATGCTGCTGGCGGTCTCGCGCATGATGTTCGCGTGGGCGGAGGACGGCATCTTCCCGAAGAGGGCCGCCGCGGTGCACCCGCGCCGGCGCACACCCCACATCGCCATCATCGCCAGCGGCGTCATGGCCTCGGTAGGGATCGTAGGAAGTCATCTCGCGGGCGACTTCTTCCTGGGTATCGACATCCTCGTCATCTCAATGCTGGTGAACTTCGGACTGATGTGCCTGGCGTTGCTCACGCTGCCGCGGCGCAACCCCGACCTGGCGGCGCGCGTGTCCGTGCTCACCGGGCGCACCGCGCGGACTCTGGTGGGCGGCGCGGGCGTGGTCGTGCTGGGGACCTTCCTGGTGGTCCAGGTGATGCGGGACCTCACCAGTGAAGTTGCGGCGTGGTACTTCCATCCCACGTGGGTGTGGCTGCTGGTGATGGCCGTCGCCTCCGGCGTCTACTGGCGCGAGATGGCCGCGCTCAGGACCTCCGGCGCGGATGTGGAGCGCATCTTCCGCGAACTCCCGCCTGAATGA